One window of Pseudomonas urmiensis genomic DNA carries:
- a CDS encoding response regulator: MSQAATLLVIDDEPQIRKFLRISLVSQGYKVIEAANGAEGLAQAALAKPDLVVLDLGLPDMDGQQVLRELREWSTVPVMVLSVRASEVQKVDALDGGANDYVTKPFGIQEFLARIRALLRQAPQAEVGQATASFGPLLVDFAFRKVTLDGVEVALTRKEYALLAQLAGHPGRVITQQQLLKDIWGPTHVDDSHYLRIVVAHVRQKLGDDPTAPRFIITEPGVGYRLVAP, from the coding sequence ATGAGCCAAGCCGCCACCCTGTTGGTCATCGACGATGAGCCACAGATTCGCAAATTCCTGCGCATCAGCCTGGTGTCCCAGGGCTACAAAGTGATCGAAGCCGCCAACGGCGCCGAAGGCCTGGCTCAAGCCGCGCTGGCCAAACCGGACCTAGTGGTGCTCGACCTCGGCTTGCCTGACATGGACGGCCAGCAGGTGCTGCGCGAGCTGCGCGAATGGAGCACGGTGCCGGTGATGGTGCTGTCGGTGCGCGCCAGCGAAGTGCAGAAAGTCGATGCGCTGGATGGCGGCGCCAACGACTACGTGACCAAGCCATTTGGCATCCAGGAGTTTCTCGCGCGCATCCGCGCCTTGTTGCGCCAAGCCCCGCAAGCCGAAGTAGGGCAGGCGACGGCCAGCTTTGGCCCGCTGCTGGTCGACTTCGCCTTTCGCAAAGTGACCCTCGATGGCGTCGAAGTGGCGTTGACTCGCAAAGAGTACGCGCTGCTGGCCCAGCTGGCCGGGCACCCCGGTCGCGTGATCACCCAGCAACAACTGCTCAAGGACATCTGGGGCCCGACCCACGTCGACGACAGCCATTACCTGCGCATCGTCGTCGCTCATGTACGGCAGAAGCTCGGCGATGACCCGACCGCGCCGCGCTTCATCATTACCGAGCCTGGGGTTGGGTATCGATTGGTCGCGCCTTAA
- a CDS encoding extracellular solute-binding protein encodes MMPTHSLRRLAGSLLLACLSVTAMAAPQHALTLYDEPPKYPASFKHFDFVNPDAPKGGTFRQSSFGGFDSLNPFINKGVPAENIGSIYDTLMRQSLDEPFTEYGLVAGKIEKAPDNSWVRFYLRPEARFHDGQPMRADDVVWTFNTLVSKGAPLYRVYYGDVAEAVAENPLTVLFKFKHKNNRELPLILGQLPVLPKHWYAERDFTRGNLEIPLGSGPYKIAQVKAGRSVRYERVKDYWAKDLPINRGFYNFDAMTFDYYRDNTVALEALKAGQFDYMLEMTAKNWATAYNVPAVREGRLIKEELLNGNPVGMQGFVFNLRRPVFQDIRVRQALSLMLDYEWTNKQLFNGAYTRTGSYFENSEMAAKGLPSPAELKILEPLRGKIPEQAFSEAFHNPVTDGSGMIREQQRKAYKLLQDAGWKIVNDKMVDTQGKPVSIEFLVAQTEFERVLLPFKRNLADLGIELSIRRVEVPQYINRLRSRDFDMIVSGFPQSSSPGNEQREFWSSGAADNPGSRNFIGLRDPAIDQLVEALINADSRQSLIDHARALDRVLLWGYYVIPNWHIKTWRVAYWNHIGHPKVSPKYDVGIDTWWIKPDVTPAVTAQPAQPADAEQPGEAN; translated from the coding sequence ATGATGCCGACCCACAGCCTGCGCCGCCTGGCTGGCAGCTTGCTGCTCGCCTGCCTGAGCGTGACGGCAATGGCCGCGCCGCAACACGCCCTGACCTTGTACGATGAGCCGCCCAAGTACCCGGCGAGCTTCAAGCACTTCGACTTCGTCAACCCCGACGCGCCCAAGGGCGGCACCTTCCGCCAATCCAGCTTCGGCGGTTTCGACAGTCTCAACCCGTTCATCAACAAGGGCGTGCCTGCAGAAAACATCGGCAGCATCTACGACACCCTGATGCGCCAAAGCTTGGATGAGCCTTTCACCGAGTACGGCCTGGTGGCCGGCAAGATCGAAAAGGCCCCGGACAATAGCTGGGTGCGCTTCTACCTGCGCCCCGAAGCGCGCTTTCACGACGGCCAACCGATGCGCGCCGACGACGTGGTATGGACCTTCAACACCCTGGTCAGCAAAGGCGCGCCGCTGTACCGCGTGTACTACGGCGACGTCGCCGAAGCCGTGGCAGAGAACCCGCTGACTGTACTGTTCAAGTTCAAGCACAAGAACAACCGCGAGCTGCCGCTGATTCTCGGCCAACTGCCGGTACTGCCCAAGCACTGGTACGCCGAGCGCGACTTCACCCGGGGCAACCTGGAAATCCCGCTGGGCAGCGGGCCGTACAAGATCGCCCAGGTCAAGGCCGGACGCTCGGTGCGCTACGAGCGGGTCAAGGACTATTGGGCCAAAGACCTGCCGATCAACCGCGGCTTCTACAACTTCGACGCCATGACCTTCGACTATTACCGCGACAACACCGTCGCCCTCGAAGCGCTCAAGGCAGGCCAGTTCGACTACATGCTGGAAATGACCGCGAAGAACTGGGCCACCGCCTACAACGTGCCAGCGGTGCGCGAAGGCCGGCTGATCAAGGAAGAGCTGCTCAACGGCAACCCGGTCGGCATGCAGGGCTTTGTCTTCAACCTGCGCCGCCCGGTATTCCAGGACATTCGCGTACGCCAGGCGCTGAGCCTGATGCTCGATTACGAGTGGACCAACAAGCAGCTGTTCAACGGCGCCTACACCCGCACCGGCAGCTACTTCGAAAACTCGGAAATGGCCGCCAAGGGTCTGCCCTCGCCGGCCGAGCTGAAGATCCTCGAACCACTGCGCGGCAAGATCCCCGAGCAAGCCTTTAGCGAAGCCTTCCACAACCCGGTTACCGACGGCAGCGGCATGATCCGCGAGCAACAGCGCAAGGCTTACAAGCTGCTGCAAGACGCCGGTTGGAAGATCGTCAACGACAAGATGGTCGACACCCAAGGCAAACCCGTGAGCATCGAGTTCCTGGTCGCGCAGACCGAGTTCGAGCGCGTGCTGCTGCCGTTCAAGCGCAACCTGGCCGACCTGGGCATCGAGCTGAGCATTCGCCGCGTCGAAGTCCCGCAGTACATCAACCGCCTGCGCTCGCGCGATTTCGACATGATCGTCAGCGGCTTCCCGCAGTCCAGCTCGCCAGGTAACGAACAGCGCGAGTTCTGGTCCAGCGGCGCCGCCGACAACCCCGGCAGCCGCAACTTCATCGGCCTGCGCGACCCGGCCATCGACCAACTGGTCGAAGCGTTGATCAACGCCGACTCCCGCCAGAGCCTGATCGACCACGCCCGCGCCCTCGACCGGGTGCTGTTGTGGGGCTACTACGTAATCCCCAACTGGCACATCAAGACCTGGCGCGTGGCCTATTGGAACCACATCGGCCACCCCAAGGTATCGCCCAAATATGATGTTGGCATCGACACCTGGTGGATCAAACCCGACGTCACCCCGGCAGTGACCGCGCAGCCTGCACAGCCGGCAGACGCCGAACAACCTGGCGAGGCGAACTGA
- a CDS encoding ABC transporter ATP-binding protein: protein MSEHNLIEVRDLAVEFLSGDQVNRVVDGISFDIRKGETLALVGESGSGKSVTAHSILRLLPYPLARHPSGSIHYGDKDLLQLGEKPMQRIRGNRIAMIFQEPMTSLNPLHSIEKQINEILLLHKGLTGKQATARTLELLELVGIPEPRKRLKALPHELSGGQRQRVMIAMALANEPELLIADEPTTALDVTVQLKILDLLKELQARLGMALLLISHDLNLVRRIAHRVCVMQRGKIVEQAECATLFSAPQHPYTQMLINAEPSGQPAQNPVGAPLLEVDDLRVWFPIKKGLLRRTVDHVKAVDGINFSLPQGQTLGIVGESGSGKSTLGLAILRLISSQGGIRFHGQNLESLNQQEVRPLRREMQVVFQDPFGSLSPRMCVADIVGEGLRIHRIGTAEEQEAAIIAALQEVGLDPSTRHRYPHEFSGGQRQRIAIARALVLKPALILLDEPTSALDRTVQRQVVELLRSLQLKYNLTYLFISHDLAVVKALSHQLMVIKHGQVVEQGDAQAIFHAPQHAYTRQLLEAAFLEVEAAV from the coding sequence ATGAGCGAACACAACCTGATCGAAGTCCGTGATCTTGCGGTCGAGTTCCTCAGTGGTGACCAGGTCAACCGCGTGGTCGACGGCATCAGCTTCGACATCCGCAAAGGCGAGACCCTGGCCCTGGTCGGCGAAAGCGGCTCGGGCAAGTCGGTGACGGCCCACTCGATCCTGCGCCTTTTGCCCTACCCGCTTGCCCGCCACCCCAGCGGCAGCATCCACTATGGCGACAAAGACCTGCTGCAGCTGGGCGAAAAGCCCATGCAGCGCATTCGCGGCAACCGCATCGCGATGATCTTCCAGGAGCCGATGACTTCGCTGAACCCGCTGCACAGCATCGAAAAGCAGATCAACGAGATCCTCCTGCTGCACAAAGGCCTGACCGGCAAGCAAGCCACCGCGCGCACCCTGGAGCTGCTTGAGCTGGTCGGCATCCCCGAACCGCGCAAGCGCCTCAAGGCCCTGCCCCACGAGCTGTCCGGCGGCCAGCGCCAGCGGGTGATGATTGCCATGGCCCTGGCCAACGAGCCGGAGCTGCTGATTGCCGACGAACCGACCACTGCGCTCGACGTCACGGTGCAGTTGAAGATCCTCGACCTGCTCAAGGAGCTGCAAGCACGCTTGGGCATGGCCCTGCTGCTGATCAGCCACGACCTCAACCTGGTGCGGCGCATCGCCCATCGGGTGTGCGTGATGCAGCGCGGCAAGATCGTCGAACAGGCCGAGTGCGCCACCCTGTTCAGCGCCCCGCAACATCCCTACACGCAGATGCTGATCAACGCCGAGCCCAGCGGCCAGCCCGCGCAAAACCCGGTGGGCGCGCCGCTGCTCGAAGTCGATGACCTGCGCGTGTGGTTCCCGATCAAGAAAGGCCTGTTGCGGCGCACCGTCGATCATGTCAAAGCGGTCGATGGCATCAACTTCAGCCTGCCCCAGGGGCAGACCCTGGGCATCGTCGGCGAGAGTGGCTCGGGCAAGTCGACCCTGGGCCTGGCGATCTTGCGCTTGATCTCAAGCCAAGGCGGCATCCGCTTCCACGGGCAGAACCTGGAAAGCCTCAATCAGCAAGAAGTGCGACCACTGCGACGGGAAATGCAGGTGGTGTTCCAAGACCCGTTCGGCAGCCTCAGCCCACGTATGTGCGTTGCGGATATCGTTGGCGAAGGCTTGCGGATTCACCGCATTGGCACGGCTGAGGAGCAAGAGGCGGCGATCATCGCGGCGTTGCAGGAAGTGGGGCTCGATCCGAGCACTCGCCACCGCTATCCGCATGAGTTTTCCGGCGGGCAGCGGCAGCGGATTGCCATTGCCCGGGCGTTGGTGCTCAAGCCGGCGTTGATTCTGCTCGATGAGCCGACCTCGGCATTGGATCGGACTGTGCAGCGGCAGGTGGTGGAGCTTTTGCGCTCGCTGCAGCTCAAGTACAACCTGACTTATCTGTTCATCAGCCATGACTTGGCGGTGGTCAAGGCGTTGAGCCACCAGTTGATGGTGATCAAGCATGGGCAGGTGGTGGAGCAAGGGGATGCGCAGGCGATATTTCATGCGCCGCAGCATGCGTATACCCGGCAGTTGTTGGAGGCGGCGTTTTTGGAGGTTGAGGCGGCTGTATAG
- a CDS encoding extracellular solute-binding protein, with protein MIRPLLLSFSLALSFPAGAMVSESHGYAQFGTLKYPATFTHFDWVNPQAPKGGTLRAMAFGTFDTLNPYTFKGSSPVTTPNFLQYGINELNETLMVGTGMYDPSGDEPTSSYGLIARSVEYSEDRSWVVFNLRPEARFHDGKPITSADVAFSYRTLLKDGHPLYRTNLQEVQRVDILGPLRIRFVFKRAGNPLLILRLGEMPVLPKHYWQKRDFKATTFEPPLGSGPYRISEVQPGRRLVFTRVKDYWGKDLPVNRGKYNFNRVEYEFYRDATVAFEAFKAGEFDIYIEHQAKNWANGYNFPAVRRGEVIKAQIPHRIPTQTQGLFMNSRRATFSDPLVRQALGLMLDFEWTNRALFSSAYRRSTSYYPNSEFAATGLPTGKEWLLLAPFREQLPAKLYTEPYKVSHTDGSGVSRQTLRQALALFAQAGWKLDGQRLVDAKGKQLRIELLLVNPNLERILQPYVENLASIGIDARLRTVDRAQYKQRLDQFDFDMILMTLNQTLSPGLEQWLYFHSSQASTKGSKNYAGVKDPVVDHLLDTLLAARTRDDQVAAARALDRVLSWHYYMIPNWYLDNHRLAYRNRFAFVTTPPYTLGLNSWWLKTSEKAK; from the coding sequence TTGATACGTCCCCTCCTGCTGTCATTCAGCCTGGCCTTGAGCTTTCCCGCAGGCGCGATGGTGAGCGAAAGCCACGGTTACGCGCAGTTCGGTACGCTCAAATACCCGGCCACCTTCACCCACTTCGACTGGGTCAATCCGCAAGCGCCCAAGGGCGGGACCTTGCGGGCCATGGCATTCGGCACCTTCGACACGCTCAACCCTTATACCTTCAAAGGCTCAAGCCCGGTCACCACGCCAAACTTCCTGCAGTACGGCATCAACGAGCTCAACGAGACGCTGATGGTCGGCACCGGCATGTACGACCCGTCTGGCGACGAACCCACCTCCAGCTACGGCCTGATCGCCCGCTCGGTCGAGTACAGCGAGGACCGCAGCTGGGTGGTGTTCAACCTGCGCCCCGAAGCACGCTTCCACGATGGCAAACCGATCACCTCGGCGGACGTGGCGTTCTCCTACCGCACGCTGCTCAAGGACGGCCACCCGCTGTACCGCACCAACCTGCAGGAAGTGCAACGCGTCGATATCCTCGGGCCGTTGCGCATCCGCTTCGTGTTCAAGCGCGCTGGCAACCCTCTGCTGATCCTGCGCCTGGGCGAAATGCCGGTGTTGCCCAAGCACTACTGGCAAAAGCGCGACTTCAAGGCAACCACCTTCGAGCCACCGCTGGGCAGCGGGCCGTATCGCATTTCTGAAGTGCAGCCAGGCCGGCGCCTGGTATTCACGCGGGTCAAGGACTACTGGGGCAAGGATCTGCCGGTCAACCGCGGCAAGTACAACTTCAACCGCGTCGAATACGAGTTCTATCGCGACGCCACCGTTGCCTTCGAGGCGTTCAAGGCCGGTGAGTTCGACATCTACATCGAGCACCAGGCCAAGAATTGGGCCAACGGCTACAACTTCCCGGCGGTGCGCCGCGGTGAAGTGATCAAGGCGCAGATCCCGCATCGCATCCCGACCCAGACCCAAGGCCTGTTCATGAACAGCCGCCGGGCGACCTTCAGCGACCCGCTGGTGCGCCAGGCGCTGGGCCTGATGCTCGACTTCGAGTGGACCAACCGCGCCCTGTTCAGCAGCGCCTATCGCCGCTCGACCAGCTACTACCCCAACAGCGAGTTTGCCGCCACCGGCCTGCCGACCGGCAAGGAGTGGCTGCTGCTGGCGCCGTTTCGCGAGCAACTGCCGGCAAAGCTCTACACCGAGCCGTACAAGGTCAGCCACACCGACGGCAGCGGCGTCAGCCGGCAAACCCTGCGCCAGGCCCTGGCGCTGTTCGCCCAGGCGGGCTGGAAGCTCGATGGCCAGCGCCTGGTAGACGCCAAGGGCAAGCAGCTGCGCATCGAGCTGTTGCTGGTCAACCCCAACCTTGAACGGATCCTGCAACCTTATGTCGAAAATCTGGCGAGCATCGGCATCGATGCGCGCTTGCGCACCGTGGACCGCGCCCAGTACAAACAACGGCTGGACCAGTTCGACTTCGACATGATTCTGATGACCCTGAACCAGACCTTGAGCCCCGGCCTTGAGCAGTGGCTGTACTTTCATTCCAGCCAAGCCTCGACCAAGGGCAGCAAGAACTATGCTGGGGTCAAGGACCCGGTGGTCGACCACCTACTCGACACCCTGCTCGCCGCCCGTACCCGCGACGACCAGGTTGCCGCTGCGCGCGCCCTGGACCGGGTACTGTCGTGGCACTACTACATGATTCCCAACTGGTATCTCGACAATCACCGCTTGGCCTACCGCAACCGGTTCGCCTTCGTCACCACGCCGCCCTACACCCTGGGCTTGAACAGCTGGTGGCTCAAGACTTCGGAGAAAGCCAAATGA
- a CDS encoding microcin C ABC transporter permease YejB, with translation MLAYILRRLLLIIPTLLGILVINFIIVQAAPGGPVEQMIAKLEGFDGATSRIAGGGAEVSVAGSNYRGAQGLDPALIAEIERMYGFDKSPPERLWIMIKNYAQLDFGDSFFRDAKVIDLIAEKMPVSISLGLWSTLIMYLVSIPLGIAKAVRHGSHFDVWTSSAIVVGYAIPAFLFAILLIVLFAGGSYFDWFPLRGLTSNNFEELSTTGKVLDYFWHLVLPITALVIGNFATMTLLTKNSFLDEINKQYVVTAKAKGLSRPRVLYGHVFRNAMLLVIAGFPSAFIGIFFTGSLLIEVIFSLDGLGLMSFEAAINRDYPVVFGTLFIFTLLGLVVKLIGDLTYTLVDPRIDFASREH, from the coding sequence ATGCTCGCCTATATCCTGCGCCGTTTGCTGCTGATCATCCCAACCCTGCTGGGCATCCTGGTGATCAACTTCATCATCGTCCAGGCCGCCCCCGGTGGCCCGGTCGAGCAGATGATCGCCAAGCTCGAAGGCTTCGACGGCGCCACCAGCCGCATCGCCGGCGGCGGCGCCGAAGTCTCGGTGGCCGGCTCCAACTACCGTGGCGCACAAGGCCTGGACCCAGCGCTGATCGCCGAGATCGAGCGCATGTACGGCTTTGACAAGTCGCCGCCCGAGCGGCTGTGGATCATGATCAAGAACTACGCCCAGCTCGACTTCGGCGACAGCTTCTTCCGCGACGCCAAGGTCATCGACCTGATCGCCGAAAAGATGCCGGTGTCGATCTCGCTCGGGCTGTGGAGCACGCTGATCATGTACCTGGTGTCGATCCCCCTGGGGATCGCCAAAGCGGTGCGCCACGGCAGCCACTTCGACGTCTGGACCAGCTCGGCGATCGTCGTCGGCTACGCCATCCCGGCGTTCCTGTTCGCCATCCTGCTGATCGTGTTGTTCGCCGGCGGCAGCTACTTCGACTGGTTCCCGCTACGCGGGCTGACCTCGAACAACTTCGAGGAGCTGTCGACCACCGGCAAGGTGCTCGACTACTTCTGGCACCTGGTGCTGCCGATTACAGCGCTGGTGATCGGTAACTTCGCCACCATGACCCTGCTGACCAAGAACAGCTTCCTCGACGAGATCAACAAGCAGTACGTGGTCACCGCCAAGGCCAAGGGCCTGAGCCGGCCACGGGTGCTGTACGGGCACGTGTTCCGCAACGCCATGCTGCTGGTGATCGCCGGTTTCCCCTCGGCGTTCATTGGCATCTTCTTCACCGGCTCCTTGCTGATCGAGGTGATCTTCTCGCTCGACGGCCTGGGCCTGATGAGTTTCGAAGCGGCGATCAATCGCGACTACCCGGTGGTCTTCGGCACCCTGTTCATCTTCACCCTGCTCGGGCTGGTGGTGAAACTGATCGGCGACCTGACCTACACCCTGGTCGATCCGCGCATCGACTTCGCCAGCCGGGAGCACTGA
- a CDS encoding ABC transporter permease: protein MALSPLNRRRFERFKANRRGWWSLWLFIILFGLSLGAELIANDKPIAVRYDGEWYFPAFKRYPETTFGGEFPLEANYKSPYIRELLEKKDSWVLWAPIPFSYQSINYDLKVPAPAPPSADNWLGTDDQGRDVLSRVIYGFRVSVLFALTLTVLSSIVGVIAGALQGFYGGWVDLAGQRFLEIWSGLPVLYLLIILASFVQPNFWWLLGIMLLFSWMSLVDVVRAEFLRGRNLEYVRAARALGMRNGAIMYRHILPNAMISTMTFMPFILTGAIGTLTALDFLGFGLPAGSPSLGELVAQGKSNLQAPWLGISAFAVLALMLSLLVFIGESARDAFDPRK, encoded by the coding sequence ATGGCCCTGTCCCCTCTCAATCGCCGGCGCTTCGAGCGCTTCAAGGCCAACCGCCGCGGTTGGTGGTCGTTGTGGTTGTTCATCATCCTGTTCGGCCTGAGCCTGGGCGCCGAACTGATCGCCAACGACAAACCGATTGCCGTACGCTACGACGGTGAGTGGTACTTCCCGGCATTCAAACGCTATCCAGAGACCACCTTCGGCGGCGAATTCCCACTCGAAGCCAACTACAAGAGCCCGTACATCCGCGAGCTGCTGGAGAAAAAAGACAGCTGGGTGCTGTGGGCGCCGATCCCGTTCAGCTACCAGAGCATCAACTACGACCTCAAGGTCCCGGCGCCCGCCCCGCCCTCGGCGGATAACTGGCTAGGCACCGACGACCAGGGCCGCGATGTGCTGTCGCGGGTCATCTATGGCTTTCGCGTATCGGTACTATTCGCCCTGACCCTGACCGTGCTCAGCTCGATCGTCGGCGTCATCGCTGGCGCCTTGCAGGGCTTCTACGGCGGCTGGGTCGATCTGGCTGGCCAGCGCTTTCTGGAGATCTGGTCCGGCCTGCCGGTGCTGTACCTGCTGATCATCCTCGCCAGCTTCGTGCAACCCAACTTCTGGTGGCTGCTGGGGATCATGCTGCTGTTCTCCTGGATGAGCCTGGTCGATGTGGTGCGCGCCGAGTTCCTGCGTGGGCGCAACCTCGAATACGTGCGCGCTGCCCGCGCCTTGGGCATGCGCAACGGCGCGATCATGTACCGGCACATCCTGCCCAACGCGATGATCTCGACCATGACCTTCATGCCGTTCATTCTCACCGGCGCGATCGGCACGCTGACCGCGCTGGACTTCCTCGGCTTCGGCCTGCCCGCCGGCTCGCCCTCGCTGGGCGAGCTGGTCGCCCAGGGCAAGTCCAACCTGCAAGCGCCGTGGCTGGGCATCAGCGCCTTCGCCGTACTGGCGCTGATGCTCAGCCTACTGGTATTTATCGGCGAGTCCGCCCGCGATGCCTTCGACCCGAGGAAATGA
- a CDS encoding DUF3077 domain-containing protein — MSVEQNTSVNTTVGKTKFYQGEGLTQPLFCIEPGIPCQHAREQASELMGCVRDLTITGVMEDNPQLIWASHYLSALAKALMDDAELGMMN, encoded by the coding sequence ATGAGCGTTGAACAGAACACTAGCGTTAACACTACTGTGGGCAAGACCAAGTTCTATCAGGGCGAGGGGCTGACGCAGCCGTTGTTTTGCATTGAGCCGGGGATCCCTTGCCAGCATGCGCGGGAGCAGGCTTCGGAGTTGATGGGCTGTGTGCGCGATCTGACCATTACCGGGGTGATGGAAGATAACCCGCAGTTGATTTGGGCTTCGCATTACTTGAGCGCGCTGGCCAAGGCGCTGATGGATGATGCGGAGTTGGGGATGATGAACTGA
- the gloB gene encoding hydroxyacylglutathione hydrolase: MIQIDALPAFSDNYIWLLQDTAKRQCAVVDPGDAAPVLAWLKANPTWALTDILVTHHHHDHVGGVEQLKQMTGARVCGPAAETIPGRDLALQDNAQVTALGLSFQVMAMPGHTLGHIAYFTTQTPTPLLFSGDTLFAAGCGRLFEGTPEQMHNSLERLAALPAATQVYCAHEYTLSNLRFAKAVEPENPHVVARFAEVSRLREQDRITLPSTIGLERLTNPFLRTAETSVKQKADEWKGLSNVGQAAVFAALRSWKDGF; the protein is encoded by the coding sequence ATGATACAGATCGATGCCCTACCCGCTTTCTCCGACAACTACATCTGGTTGTTACAGGATACTGCCAAACGCCAGTGCGCGGTGGTCGATCCCGGTGACGCCGCGCCGGTGCTGGCCTGGCTCAAGGCCAACCCCACCTGGGCGCTGACCGACATCCTGGTCACCCATCACCATCACGATCACGTCGGCGGTGTCGAACAACTCAAGCAGATGACGGGCGCGCGCGTTTGCGGCCCGGCTGCCGAAACCATCCCCGGCCGCGACCTGGCCCTGCAGGACAATGCCCAGGTTACCGCGCTGGGCCTGAGTTTCCAGGTCATGGCGATGCCCGGCCATACCCTGGGACACATTGCCTATTTCACCACGCAGACGCCCACCCCCCTGTTGTTTAGTGGCGACACCCTGTTCGCGGCCGGTTGTGGCCGCTTGTTCGAGGGCACCCCAGAGCAAATGCACAACTCCCTTGAGCGGCTGGCCGCCTTGCCCGCCGCAACCCAAGTGTACTGCGCCCACGAATACACCTTGAGCAACCTGCGCTTTGCCAAGGCTGTAGAACCAGAAAACCCGCACGTTGTCGCACGCTTTGCCGAGGTTAGCCGCCTGCGTGAGCAAGATCGCATCACATTGCCATCAACGATCGGCTTGGAACGCTTGACCAACCCCTTCCTGCGTACCGCTGAAACATCCGTTAAACAAAAAGCAGACGAATGGAAGGGTCTTTCAAACGTAGGCCAAGCCGCTGTTTTTGCTGCCTTGAGGTCTTGGAAAGACGGCTTTTGA
- a CDS encoding lytic transglycosylase domain-containing protein: MSSRSRRTSQSVALTRLAQISALALAATLVGCQSTRQVDESESVRAHNYQARIKHKPAPLMVKPREQAPQDVWERMRQGFALQDSIDVNPRIEQQRLWFASNPRFVETAGERGSLYLHYIVERLEERDMPLELALLPAIESAYNPMAYSRAHAAGMWQFIPSTGRHFNLRQTNFYDGRRDITASTNAALEYLTRLHDMFNGDWLLALAAYNAGEGTVSRAIERNEKLGLPTDYWNLPLPQETRDYVPKLLALSQVVSTPESYGVNLNPIANEPYFEAVAINDRLDLSKVAAFANMDEDELIQLNPAFKKRMTVDGPKQLLVPTAKAQLLSASLSNLNPEQLVSLQPRKAVFEAAVAEAKAPAARSYRVKRGDNLGSIAKANRVSVKDIQRWNRLSGNRLKAGQVLALRGGNAPSAAGNRVASSKQRSTQYKVRKGDSLYLVAKRFNVEMQHLKRWNPRSGHALKPGQTLTVYLGH; encoded by the coding sequence ATGTCTTCCCGTAGCCGCAGAACCTCGCAATCCGTCGCTTTGACGCGCCTCGCACAGATCAGTGCGCTGGCCCTGGCCGCCACTTTGGTGGGCTGCCAGAGCACCCGTCAGGTTGACGAATCCGAAAGCGTTCGCGCGCACAACTACCAGGCTCGGATCAAGCACAAACCGGCGCCGCTGATGGTCAAGCCCAGGGAGCAAGCACCCCAGGATGTCTGGGAGCGCATGCGCCAGGGCTTTGCCCTGCAAGACAGCATCGACGTCAACCCGCGCATCGAACAGCAGCGCCTGTGGTTCGCCAGCAACCCACGTTTCGTCGAAACCGCCGGCGAGCGCGGCAGCCTGTACCTGCATTACATCGTCGAGCGCCTGGAAGAACGCGACATGCCGCTTGAGCTGGCGCTGCTGCCGGCGATCGAAAGCGCCTACAACCCGATGGCCTACTCGCGGGCCCACGCCGCTGGCATGTGGCAGTTCATCCCGTCCACCGGGCGCCACTTCAACCTGCGTCAAACCAATTTCTACGATGGCCGCCGCGACATCACCGCGTCGACCAATGCTGCGCTGGAATACCTGACCCGCCTGCACGACATGTTCAACGGCGACTGGCTGTTGGCGCTGGCCGCCTACAACGCTGGCGAAGGCACTGTCAGCCGGGCGATCGAGCGTAACGAAAAGCTCGGCCTGCCGACCGATTACTGGAACCTGCCCCTGCCGCAGGAAACCCGCGACTACGTGCCCAAGCTGCTGGCGCTGTCGCAGGTGGTGTCGACGCCTGAGTCCTACGGCGTCAACCTCAACCCGATCGCCAACGAGCCCTACTTCGAGGCCGTGGCCATCAACGACCGCCTGGACCTGTCCAAGGTCGCCGCCTTCGCCAACATGGACGAAGACGAACTGATCCAGCTCAACCCCGCGTTCAAGAAGCGCATGACGGTCGATGGTCCCAAGCAGTTGCTGGTGCCTACCGCCAAGGCGCAGTTGCTATCGGCCAGCCTGTCCAACCTCAACCCTGAGCAGTTGGTCAGCCTGCAGCCGCGCAAAGCGGTGTTCGAGGCGGCGGTGGCTGAAGCCAAGGCGCCTGCAGCGCGTAGCTACCGGGTCAAGCGCGGGGACAACCTGGGCAGCATTGCCAAGGCCAATCGGGTTTCGGTCAAGGACATCCAGCGTTGGAACCGGCTCTCGGGCAACCGCCTGAAAGCTGGCCAGGTTCTGGCCCTGCGCGGCGGTAATGCACCTTCGGCTGCCGGCAACCGGGTTGCGTCGTCCAAGCAGCGCTCGACCCAGTACAAAGTACGCAAGGGCGACTCGCTGTACCTGGTGGCCAAGCGCTTCAATGTCGAGATGCAGCACCTCAAGCGCTGGAATCCGCGTAGCGGCCATGCGCTCAAACCCGGCCAGACCCTGACTGTCTACCTGGGCCATTGA